The Cyprinus carpio isolate SPL01 chromosome B17, ASM1834038v1, whole genome shotgun sequence genome has a window encoding:
- the LOC109061270 gene encoding potassium channel subfamily K member 10-like isoform X2, which produces MTMAVQTNIVPPKKVQSSLVQASVGAMQNPMGCEVKVNGHCVLPRLSISSRSASVVTGMDAGVDGSALHSVMKWKTVVTVFVVVVMYLVCGGLAFRALEQPFESNQKDSITQEKALFLQRNPCVSPAELEDLIKHAVDAVSAGVSPIGDTSNNSSHWDLSSAFFFAGTVITTIGYGNIAPRTEGGKICILYAIFGIPLFGFLLAGIGDQLGTVFMKSILKVEKVFRQKHKQISQTKIRVTSTILFIIAGCIIFVTIPAVIFKHIEGWSTLEAIYFVVITLTTVGIGDYVAGGDRKIEYMKWYKPLVWFWILVGLAYFAAVLSMIGDWFRVLSKKTKEEVGEFKAHAAEWKANVRAELRETRRRLSGEIHDKLQRAATIRSMERRRLGLEQRAHSLDMLSPEKRAVFASLDAGRFKTSSQESIDTKLNNLRLKAERGEQQASSEENIFNRFGSLTKLAKRNRSKDLRRNIPEDASRLGDVLSSNSSNVTLGEERREDEEEIEEEKTAVEANTGFTCLPHYPEEPKQQNGFAPAQAKEQERNKRLEQKEHQP; this is translated from the exons ATGACCA TGGCTGTTCAGACAAACATCGTCCCGCCGAAGAAGGTCCAGTCCAGTCTGGTTCAGGCCAGCGTAGGGGCCATGCAGAACCCGATGGGCTGTGAGGTGAAAGTGAACGGTCACTGCGTTCTCCCGCGCCTCTCCATCTCGTCCCGCTCGGCCAGCGTGGTGACGGGGATGGACGCGGGCGTGGACGGGTCTGCTCTCCACTCGGTCATGAAGTGGAAGACGGTGGTGACCGTGTTTGTGGTGGTGGTGATGTACCTGGTGTGCGGCGGTCTGGCCTTCCGCGCGCTGGAGCAACCCTTCGAGAGCAACCAGAAGGACAGCATCACGCAGGAGAAGGCCCTGTTCCTGCAGAGGAACCCCTGCGTCTCTCCAGCCGAGCTCGAGGACCTCATCAAG CATGCAGTAGACGCGGTCAGTGCTGGAGTGAGTCCCATTGGAGACACGTCCAATAACTCCAGCCACTGGGACCTCAGCAGCGCGTTCTTCTTCGCTGGAACCGTCATCACTACGATAG GCTATGGAAACATCGCCCCCAGGACTGAGGGCGGCAAGATTTGCATCCTTTACGCCATATTTGGCATCCCACTGTTTGGCTTCCTCTTGGCCGGGATCGGTGATCAACTAGGGACCGTGTTTATGAAGAGCATCCTGAAGGTGGAGAAAGTTTTCAGG CAAAAACACAAGCAAATCAGTCAGACCAAAATCCGCGTCACCTCCACCATACTCTTCATCATCGCTGGCTGCATCATTTTTGTCACCATCCCAGCGGTGATTTTCAAACACATCGAGGGATGGAGTACTTTAGAAGCCATCTACTTCGTTGTCATTACTCTCACAACCGTCGGCATTGGAGATTATGTAGCAG gtGGTGATCGAAAAATAGAATACATGAAATGGTACAAGCCTCTGGTCTGGTTCTGGATTTTGGTGGGTCTGGCATATTTTGCTGCGGTCCTGAGCATGATTGGAGACTGGTTCAGGGTTCTGTccaagaaaacaaaagaagag GTTGGAGAGTTTAAGGCCCATGCGGCAGAATGGAAGGCAAATGTTCGTGCAGAGTTACGCGAGACACGGCGGCGCCTCAGCGGCGAGATCCACGACAAACTTCAGCGGGCGGCCACCATCCGCAGCATGGAGCGCAGACGTCTGGGTCTGGAGCAGCGGGCGCATTCGCTGGACATGCTGTCGCCTGAAAAACGGGCCGTCTTCGCTAGTCTGGACGCGGGGCGCTTTAAGACCTCCTCGCAGGAGAGCATCGACACTAAACTGAACAACCTGCGACTGAAGGCCGAGCGCGGCGAACAGCAGGCGTCCTCCGAGGAGAACATCTTCAACCGCTTCGGCTCGCTCACCAAACTGGCCAAACGCAACAGGAGCAAAGATCTCCGCAGGAACATCCCAGAAGACGCCAGCAGGCTGGGCGACGTcctcagcagcaacagcagcaacgTTACTCtgggagaagagagaagagaggacGAGGAGGAGATAGAGGAAGAGAAAACAGCAGTGGAGGCTAACACTGGCTTCACGTGTCTGCCTCACTATCCTGAGGAACCCAAACAGCAGAACGGTTTCGCTCCGGCTCAGGCCAAAGAACAAGAGCGCAATAAAAGACTGGAGCAGAAAGAACATCAACCGTAG
- the LOC109061270 gene encoding potassium channel subfamily K member 10-like isoform X1, producing MKFPLENPRKQVNWDPEQVAVQTNIVPPKKVQSSLVQASVGAMQNPMGCEVKVNGHCVLPRLSISSRSASVVTGMDAGVDGSALHSVMKWKTVVTVFVVVVMYLVCGGLAFRALEQPFESNQKDSITQEKALFLQRNPCVSPAELEDLIKHAVDAVSAGVSPIGDTSNNSSHWDLSSAFFFAGTVITTIGYGNIAPRTEGGKICILYAIFGIPLFGFLLAGIGDQLGTVFMKSILKVEKVFRQKHKQISQTKIRVTSTILFIIAGCIIFVTIPAVIFKHIEGWSTLEAIYFVVITLTTVGIGDYVAGGDRKIEYMKWYKPLVWFWILVGLAYFAAVLSMIGDWFRVLSKKTKEEVGEFKAHAAEWKANVRAELRETRRRLSGEIHDKLQRAATIRSMERRRLGLEQRAHSLDMLSPEKRAVFASLDAGRFKTSSQESIDTKLNNLRLKAERGEQQASSEENIFNRFGSLTKLAKRNRSKDLRRNIPEDASRLGDVLSSNSSNVTLGEERREDEEEIEEEKTAVEANTGFTCLPHYPEEPKQQNGFAPAQAKEQERNKRLEQKEHQP from the exons ATGAAATTCCCGTTAGAGAATCCGAGGAAACAGGTGAACTGGGACCCTGAACAAG TGGCTGTTCAGACAAACATCGTCCCGCCGAAGAAGGTCCAGTCCAGTCTGGTTCAGGCCAGCGTAGGGGCCATGCAGAACCCGATGGGCTGTGAGGTGAAAGTGAACGGTCACTGCGTTCTCCCGCGCCTCTCCATCTCGTCCCGCTCGGCCAGCGTGGTGACGGGGATGGACGCGGGCGTGGACGGGTCTGCTCTCCACTCGGTCATGAAGTGGAAGACGGTGGTGACCGTGTTTGTGGTGGTGGTGATGTACCTGGTGTGCGGCGGTCTGGCCTTCCGCGCGCTGGAGCAACCCTTCGAGAGCAACCAGAAGGACAGCATCACGCAGGAGAAGGCCCTGTTCCTGCAGAGGAACCCCTGCGTCTCTCCAGCCGAGCTCGAGGACCTCATCAAG CATGCAGTAGACGCGGTCAGTGCTGGAGTGAGTCCCATTGGAGACACGTCCAATAACTCCAGCCACTGGGACCTCAGCAGCGCGTTCTTCTTCGCTGGAACCGTCATCACTACGATAG GCTATGGAAACATCGCCCCCAGGACTGAGGGCGGCAAGATTTGCATCCTTTACGCCATATTTGGCATCCCACTGTTTGGCTTCCTCTTGGCCGGGATCGGTGATCAACTAGGGACCGTGTTTATGAAGAGCATCCTGAAGGTGGAGAAAGTTTTCAGG CAAAAACACAAGCAAATCAGTCAGACCAAAATCCGCGTCACCTCCACCATACTCTTCATCATCGCTGGCTGCATCATTTTTGTCACCATCCCAGCGGTGATTTTCAAACACATCGAGGGATGGAGTACTTTAGAAGCCATCTACTTCGTTGTCATTACTCTCACAACCGTCGGCATTGGAGATTATGTAGCAG gtGGTGATCGAAAAATAGAATACATGAAATGGTACAAGCCTCTGGTCTGGTTCTGGATTTTGGTGGGTCTGGCATATTTTGCTGCGGTCCTGAGCATGATTGGAGACTGGTTCAGGGTTCTGTccaagaaaacaaaagaagag GTTGGAGAGTTTAAGGCCCATGCGGCAGAATGGAAGGCAAATGTTCGTGCAGAGTTACGCGAGACACGGCGGCGCCTCAGCGGCGAGATCCACGACAAACTTCAGCGGGCGGCCACCATCCGCAGCATGGAGCGCAGACGTCTGGGTCTGGAGCAGCGGGCGCATTCGCTGGACATGCTGTCGCCTGAAAAACGGGCCGTCTTCGCTAGTCTGGACGCGGGGCGCTTTAAGACCTCCTCGCAGGAGAGCATCGACACTAAACTGAACAACCTGCGACTGAAGGCCGAGCGCGGCGAACAGCAGGCGTCCTCCGAGGAGAACATCTTCAACCGCTTCGGCTCGCTCACCAAACTGGCCAAACGCAACAGGAGCAAAGATCTCCGCAGGAACATCCCAGAAGACGCCAGCAGGCTGGGCGACGTcctcagcagcaacagcagcaacgTTACTCtgggagaagagagaagagaggacGAGGAGGAGATAGAGGAAGAGAAAACAGCAGTGGAGGCTAACACTGGCTTCACGTGTCTGCCTCACTATCCTGAGGAACCCAAACAGCAGAACGGTTTCGCTCCGGCTCAGGCCAAAGAACAAGAGCGCAATAAAAGACTGGAGCAGAAAGAACATCAACCGTAG